One segment of Amycolatopsis alba DSM 44262 DNA contains the following:
- the hpt gene encoding hypoxanthine phosphoribosyltransferase, with product MYEGEIASVLVTEQQINDKIAELAAQVAADYPADGPGSGQGDLLLVGVLKGAVMFMTDFARALPLPSQLEFMAVSSYGSATSSSGVVRILKDLDRDIAGRDVLIVEDIVDSGLTLSWLLKNLASRNPASLEVVSLLRKPEAVKVDVPVKYIGFDIPNEFVVGYGLDYAERYRDLPYIGTLDPHVYTS from the coding sequence GTGTACGAAGGCGAGATCGCCTCCGTGCTCGTCACCGAGCAGCAGATCAACGACAAGATCGCCGAGCTGGCCGCCCAGGTCGCCGCGGACTATCCGGCCGACGGCCCCGGCTCCGGGCAGGGAGATCTCCTGCTCGTCGGCGTGCTCAAGGGCGCGGTGATGTTCATGACCGACTTCGCCAGGGCACTCCCTCTACCTTCGCAGCTCGAGTTCATGGCGGTCTCCTCCTACGGCTCGGCGACGTCGTCGTCCGGCGTGGTGCGGATCCTCAAGGACCTCGACCGCGACATCGCGGGCCGCGACGTGCTCATCGTCGAGGACATCGTCGATTCCGGGCTGACGCTGTCCTGGTTGCTGAAGAACCTGGCGAGCCGCAACCCGGCCTCACTCGAGGTCGTCTCGCTCCTGCGCAAGCCGGAGGCGGTCAAGGTCGATGTACCGGTCAAGTACATCGGGTTCGACATCCCGAACGAATTCGTGGTCGGATACGGCCTCGACTACGCGGAGCGTTACCGGGACCTGCCCTACATCGGCACCCTGGATCCGCACGTTTACACGTCCTGA
- the tilS gene encoding tRNA lysidine(34) synthetase TilS: protein MSGPDPAIAAVRTAVREFLAVSGKPGELCVAVSGGADSLALAEAAAFTGTRAGLKVRALVVDHGLQAGSAETAARAASTARELGVHTAEVLKVRVEGAGGPEAAARRARYGALRSALGGGHGLVLLGHTLDDQAETVLLGLGRGSGPRSLAGMRPHDPPWGRPLLGVTRAITRQACRALGVDPWQDPHNEDPRFTRVRLRTEVLPLLEDVLSGGVAASLARTAAQLREDTEALDTLAGEVHLRAFTGEGLDVAVLATEPPALRRRVLRRWLLDSGVRELTDAHLRSVDALVGNWRGQGGVWLPGDLVAARAHGRLFLEAPQSTT from the coding sequence GTGAGCGGACCGGATCCGGCGATCGCGGCCGTGCGGACGGCCGTACGGGAGTTCCTCGCCGTCTCCGGGAAGCCGGGCGAGTTGTGCGTCGCCGTCTCCGGCGGCGCGGATTCGCTCGCGCTGGCCGAAGCGGCCGCGTTCACCGGGACCCGCGCGGGACTGAAGGTGCGGGCGCTCGTCGTCGACCACGGTCTCCAGGCCGGTTCCGCCGAAACCGCCGCCCGTGCCGCGAGCACGGCACGGGAACTGGGCGTCCACACCGCCGAAGTCCTGAAAGTGCGGGTCGAGGGCGCTGGCGGACCGGAAGCCGCGGCCCGCCGGGCCCGCTACGGCGCCTTGCGCTCGGCGCTGGGCGGCGGCCACGGTCTCGTCCTGCTCGGCCACACCCTCGACGACCAGGCCGAAACCGTCCTGCTCGGCCTCGGCCGCGGTTCGGGGCCGCGTTCGCTGGCCGGGATGCGGCCGCACGACCCGCCGTGGGGACGGCCGCTGCTCGGCGTCACCCGCGCGATCACCCGGCAGGCGTGCCGGGCGCTCGGCGTCGACCCGTGGCAGGACCCGCACAACGAGGATCCGCGGTTCACCCGTGTCCGGTTACGGACGGAAGTACTGCCCCTTCTGGAGGATGTGCTGTCCGGCGGTGTCGCGGCTTCGCTGGCCCGCACCGCGGCGCAGCTGCGCGAGGACACCGAGGCGTTGGACACACTCGCGGGTGAGGTCCACCTGCGTGCCTTCACCGGGGAAGGGCTCGACGTCGCGGTGCTCGCCACCGAACCGCCCGCGCTGAGGCGGCGCGTCCTCCGCAGGTGGCTGCTGGACTCCGGGGTCCGCGAACTCACCGACGCCCACCTGCGTTCGGTCGACGCGCTGGTGGGGAACTGGCGGGGTCAGGGCGGGGTCTGGCTACCCGGCGACTTGGTGGCCGCGCGGGCGCATGGCAGGCTCTTCCTCGAAGCACCCCAGTCCACCACCTAG
- a CDS encoding zinc-dependent metalloprotease gives MVDWSLAASTGALLVRGGPVVDRDEADEAVAELRELTIEAEGHVRELTGLGLDLPLLPAEVVDRPGWVRSAAAGLDALTGRALPEAQGGPLAPVLAGGAGVQTGLVLAFLASRVLGQYDPFGGPDRQGQLVLVAPNVVAAQRAMDVPGHDFRLWVCLHECTHRLQFTAVTWLRDYFADEVERLIGGLAGRDADGLSDLVGRLPDTIKQIGKGKTGGAGLAELLQSPSERAVFDRLLALSTLLEGHADFVMDAVGPRVVPSVDLIRSRFTARRKGGGLIDRVLRSLLGVDAKMRQYEQGAKFTKHVVDAVGMEGFNAVWTSPNTLPTRAEITDPAAWVRRLHG, from the coding sequence ATGGTCGACTGGTCCCTGGCCGCCTCGACGGGCGCCCTCCTGGTGCGCGGCGGTCCGGTCGTCGACCGCGATGAGGCCGACGAAGCCGTCGCCGAGCTGCGCGAACTGACCATCGAGGCGGAAGGCCATGTCCGCGAGCTGACCGGACTGGGCCTCGACCTGCCGTTGCTGCCCGCCGAGGTCGTCGACAGGCCCGGCTGGGTCCGTTCGGCCGCCGCGGGGCTCGACGCGCTCACCGGCCGCGCGCTGCCGGAGGCCCAAGGCGGTCCGCTGGCCCCCGTGCTGGCCGGTGGCGCCGGCGTCCAGACCGGCCTGGTGCTCGCGTTCCTGGCTTCCCGCGTACTCGGCCAGTACGACCCGTTCGGCGGGCCGGACCGCCAAGGGCAGCTCGTGCTCGTCGCGCCGAACGTGGTCGCCGCCCAGCGCGCGATGGACGTGCCGGGGCACGACTTCCGGCTGTGGGTCTGCCTGCACGAATGCACCCACCGGCTGCAGTTCACCGCGGTCACCTGGCTGCGCGACTACTTCGCCGACGAGGTCGAGCGCCTCATCGGCGGGCTCGCCGGCCGCGACGCGGACGGGCTGAGCGACCTGGTCGGCCGTCTGCCGGACACTATCAAGCAGATCGGCAAGGGCAAGACGGGCGGCGCCGGGCTCGCCGAACTCCTGCAGTCCCCGAGCGAACGCGCGGTGTTCGACCGGCTGCTCGCCCTCTCCACCCTGCTGGAGGGGCACGCGGACTTCGTGATGGACGCCGTCGGGCCGCGGGTCGTGCCGAGTGTCGACCTGATCCGGTCGCGGTTCACCGCCCGGCGCAAGGGCGGCGGGCTGATCGACCGCGTGCTGCGCAGCCTGCTCGGAGTGGACGCGAAGATGCGTCAGTACGAGCAGGGCGCGAAGTTCACGAAGCACGTCGTCGACGCTGTCGGCATGGAAGGTTTCAACGCCGTCTGGACGTCGCCGAACACGCTGCCGACCAGGGCCGAGATCACCGATCCGGCGGCCTGGGTGCGGCGCCTGCACGGGTGA
- the dacB gene encoding D-alanyl-D-alanine carboxypeptidase/D-alanyl-D-alanine endopeptidase: protein MKERYVPENDVPSWPSDDKDTSSAEPKGTKGGSEATVWLPMSGLAHGKTEELAVPKVTPESGSWFQPVVEVEEEPDVPETPTPQWSAFAPVTPVEPKEPEAPKTVFVQPVQPQQTDKPDWDQFDRGTATPSRDHELARPEPRPEPPPQEQPPLNPQQPPRRPEQNRVEPPRPAEVPSATMHARPVRIEPAEERFDSEATVGIQQPEPPSSEPPVAETAAAPAPQPKKRKRKVLLITSLVVVLLLAGMGGAAAMPKVSNRLGLPWAPNAPKGEIPKPAGVTRVLHGPDINGAGPTKEALAAALAGPAGAADLGTLTGTVVDASTGEVLWDKNSGTPLTPASTTKILVVAAALLSMDHGTQISTKVVQGADPGTAILVAGGDPSLTSLPLGTDSPLYPGAAHVDDLVAQVKKASGGKITKVQLDISLFKGPTSAKGWDPEDTAAGNTYMAPVLPVMADGGRNDPKSDHAPRIANPAAALTQKIAGKLEAQAGGTTTAPKDAKVLGEVKSQPLTEFANSLLQLSDNLMADALARQVALAKGGEASFVGGATATMDVLKQAGFDLTGVQINDGSGLSDQNKIPAKVLSEILAVAAAPDGKDPRTAKLRPLLAGLPVAGGSGTLEKRYGDPASSAGRGWVRGKTGTLSGVNTLAGVVLDTDGRMLVFALMSSGSDQNKGRAALDVVAATLHKCGCR from the coding sequence ATGAAGGAGCGTTACGTGCCGGAAAACGATGTCCCGAGCTGGCCGTCGGACGACAAGGACACCTCATCCGCCGAGCCCAAGGGCACCAAAGGGGGGAGCGAGGCCACCGTCTGGCTGCCCATGTCGGGTCTGGCGCACGGGAAGACCGAAGAGCTGGCAGTGCCGAAGGTCACACCCGAAAGTGGCTCCTGGTTCCAGCCGGTCGTCGAGGTCGAGGAAGAGCCGGACGTCCCGGAAACGCCGACGCCGCAGTGGTCCGCTTTCGCGCCGGTGACGCCTGTCGAACCGAAGGAGCCCGAAGCTCCGAAGACGGTCTTCGTCCAGCCCGTCCAGCCGCAGCAAACAGACAAACCGGACTGGGATCAGTTCGACCGGGGCACCGCGACGCCCTCTCGTGATCACGAGCTGGCGAGACCCGAGCCGAGGCCGGAACCCCCGCCTCAGGAGCAGCCGCCGCTGAACCCGCAGCAGCCGCCGCGCCGTCCCGAGCAGAACCGGGTCGAGCCGCCGCGTCCCGCGGAGGTCCCGTCCGCGACCATGCACGCGCGTCCGGTCCGCATCGAGCCTGCCGAAGAGCGCTTCGACTCCGAAGCCACTGTCGGGATCCAGCAGCCCGAGCCGCCGTCCTCGGAGCCCCCGGTCGCCGAGACCGCTGCCGCGCCCGCGCCGCAGCCGAAGAAGCGCAAACGCAAGGTCCTGCTGATCACGAGCCTGGTCGTGGTCCTGCTGCTCGCCGGCATGGGCGGCGCCGCCGCGATGCCGAAGGTGTCGAACCGGCTCGGCCTGCCCTGGGCGCCGAACGCGCCGAAGGGCGAGATCCCCAAGCCCGCCGGTGTCACCCGTGTCCTGCACGGGCCGGACATCAACGGCGCCGGGCCGACGAAGGAAGCTCTCGCGGCCGCGCTGGCGGGCCCCGCCGGCGCCGCGGACCTCGGCACGCTCACCGGCACCGTCGTGGACGCCTCGACCGGAGAAGTCCTCTGGGACAAGAACTCCGGCACCCCGCTGACCCCGGCTTCGACCACGAAGATCCTCGTCGTCGCGGCCGCGTTGCTGTCGATGGACCACGGGACGCAGATCTCCACGAAGGTCGTCCAGGGCGCCGATCCCGGCACTGCCATCCTCGTCGCGGGTGGCGACCCCTCGCTGACCTCGTTGCCGCTGGGCACCGACTCGCCGCTGTATCCGGGAGCCGCCCACGTCGACGACCTCGTCGCTCAGGTCAAGAAGGCGAGCGGCGGCAAGATCACCAAGGTCCAGCTGGACATCAGCCTGTTCAAGGGCCCGACGTCCGCGAAGGGCTGGGACCCGGAGGACACCGCCGCCGGGAACACCTACATGGCGCCGGTCCTGCCGGTGATGGCCGACGGCGGCCGCAACGATCCGAAGAGCGACCACGCGCCCCGGATCGCGAACCCGGCCGCCGCGCTGACCCAGAAGATCGCGGGGAAGCTCGAAGCCCAAGCCGGCGGAACGACGACGGCACCGAAGGACGCGAAGGTGCTCGGCGAGGTCAAGTCGCAGCCGCTCACCGAGTTCGCCAACTCGCTGCTGCAGCTTTCGGACAACCTGATGGCGGACGCCCTCGCTCGCCAGGTCGCGCTCGCCAAGGGCGGCGAAGCGTCCTTCGTCGGCGGTGCGACCGCGACGATGGACGTGCTCAAGCAGGCCGGATTCGATCTGACCGGCGTCCAGATCAACGACGGCAGCGGACTGTCCGACCAGAACAAGATCCCGGCCAAGGTGCTCAGCGAGATCCTCGCGGTCGCGGCGGCGCCGGACGGCAAGGATCCGAGGACGGCCAAACTGCGGCCGCTGCTCGCGGGTCTCCCCGTCGCGGGCGGCAGCGGGACGCTGGAGAAGCGCTACGGCGACCCGGCTTCGTCGGCGGGCCGCGGCTGGGTGCGCGGCAAGACCGGCACGCTGTCCGGCGTGAACACCCTGGCGGGCGTGGTGCTGGACACCGACGGCCGGATGCTGGTGTTCGCGCTGATGTCGTCCGGTTCGGACCAGAACAAGGGCCGGGCCGCGCTCGACGTCGTCGCGGCGACGCTGCACAAATGCGGCTGTCGCTGA
- a CDS encoding inorganic diphosphatase: MEFDVTIEIPKGERNKYEVDHKTGRIKLDRTLFTATQYPADYGFIDDTLGQDGDPLDVLVLVQEPTFPGCLIRCRAIGMFRMTDEKGPDDKVLAVPTNDPRLEHLRDIHHLNEFHKLEIQHFFEVYKDLEPGKSVEGSTWVGRTDAEAEIKRSYERETDRLAKEAVDGPSH, from the coding sequence GTGGAATTCGACGTCACTATCGAAATCCCCAAGGGGGAGCGCAACAAGTACGAGGTGGACCACAAGACCGGTCGGATCAAACTCGACCGGACCCTGTTCACGGCCACCCAGTACCCCGCCGACTACGGGTTCATCGACGACACCCTCGGCCAGGACGGCGACCCGCTCGACGTGCTGGTGCTCGTCCAGGAGCCGACCTTCCCCGGCTGCCTGATCCGCTGCCGCGCGATCGGCATGTTCCGGATGACCGACGAGAAGGGCCCGGACGACAAGGTCCTCGCGGTCCCGACGAACGACCCGCGCCTTGAGCACCTGCGCGACATCCACCACCTGAACGAGTTCCACAAGCTCGAGATCCAGCACTTCTTCGAGGTGTACAAGGACCTGGAGCCGGGCAAGAGCGTCGAGGGTTCGACCTGGGTCGGGCGTACCGACGCCGAGGCCGAGATCAAGCGTTCGTACGAGCGTGAGACCGACCGGCTGGCCAAGGAAGCCGTCGACGGCCCGTCGCACTAG
- the glyA gene encoding serine hydroxymethyltransferase: MTHQPALSALAAADPKIAGLVEDEAKRQHDKIRLIASENYVSQAVLEATGTVLTNKYSEGYAGKRYYEGQQLVDQVENLAIERAKAVFGADHANVQPYSGSPANLAVYLAFAQPGDTVLGMALPDGGHLTHGWSVSATGKWFTPVRYGVRKETGRVDLDQVRELALKHRPKLIFAGGTAIPRTIDFAAFAEIAREVDAVLAADIAHIAGLVAGGAHPSPVGHAQVITTTTHKTLRGPRGAMILSDADHAKAVDKAVFPGLQGGPHNHTTAAIAVALGEAQKPEFAEYAHMIVANARALAEALVERGYDLVSGGTDNHLLLIDLTNKNVPGKPAAQALDRAGIELNYNTVPFDPRKPFDPSGIRLGTSAITTRGLKPEHQVQVAEWIDRTITAAAGEEQSALDTIAAEIRDFLAPFPIPGYSA; this comes from the coding sequence ATGACACACCAGCCAGCACTTTCCGCGCTCGCCGCCGCGGATCCGAAGATCGCGGGGCTCGTCGAGGACGAGGCGAAGCGGCAGCACGACAAGATCCGCTTGATCGCCTCCGAGAACTACGTCTCCCAGGCCGTCTTGGAGGCGACAGGCACCGTCCTCACCAACAAGTACTCCGAGGGCTACGCCGGCAAGCGGTACTACGAGGGCCAGCAGCTCGTCGACCAGGTCGAGAATCTCGCCATCGAGCGCGCGAAGGCCGTCTTCGGTGCCGACCACGCCAACGTCCAGCCGTACTCCGGTTCTCCGGCGAACCTGGCGGTGTATCTCGCGTTCGCGCAGCCGGGCGACACCGTCCTCGGCATGGCGCTGCCGGACGGCGGGCACCTCACGCACGGCTGGAGCGTGTCCGCGACCGGCAAGTGGTTCACCCCGGTCCGCTACGGCGTCCGCAAGGAGACCGGCCGCGTCGACCTCGACCAGGTCCGCGAACTCGCGCTGAAGCACCGGCCGAAGCTGATCTTCGCGGGCGGCACCGCGATCCCGCGCACCATCGACTTCGCGGCGTTCGCGGAGATCGCCCGCGAGGTCGACGCTGTCCTGGCCGCCGACATCGCGCATATCGCCGGTCTCGTCGCCGGTGGCGCGCACCCGTCGCCGGTCGGGCACGCGCAGGTCATCACCACGACCACGCACAAGACGCTGCGCGGTCCGCGTGGCGCGATGATCCTCTCCGACGCCGACCACGCGAAGGCCGTCGACAAGGCGGTGTTCCCCGGTCTGCAGGGCGGCCCGCACAACCACACGACCGCCGCGATCGCCGTCGCGCTCGGTGAGGCGCAGAAGCCCGAGTTCGCCGAGTACGCGCACATGATCGTCGCCAACGCGCGGGCGCTGGCGGAGGCGCTGGTCGAGCGCGGCTACGACCTCGTGTCCGGCGGCACCGACAACCATCTGCTGCTGATCGACCTGACGAACAAGAACGTGCCGGGCAAGCCCGCCGCGCAGGCGCTGGACCGGGCCGGGATCGAACTGAACTACAACACCGTGCCGTTCGACCCGCGCAAGCCGTTCGACCCGTCCGGCATCCGGCTCGGCACCTCCGCGATCACCACCCGCGGGCTCAAGCCGGAGCACCAGGTGCAGGTCGCGGAGTGGATCGACCGCACGATCACCGCGGCGGCGGGCGAGGAGCAGTCCGCTTTGGACACCATCGCCGCCGAGATCCGCGACTTCCTGGCGCCGTTCCCGATCCCCGGCTACTCCGCGTAG